In Candidatus Zixiibacteriota bacterium, one DNA window encodes the following:
- the fliE gene encoding flagellar hook-basal body complex protein FliE: MNPLDPIGPIMLPGASGEAPAVSTPKPTSDAQRPGNVFGDLLDQVSELQSQASALENRLLSGEDVELHRVMIAAEEAGTAFELLVEMRNRLVEAYQELMRMPV, encoded by the coding sequence ATGAATCCGCTCGATCCGATCGGACCGATCATGCTCCCGGGGGCATCCGGGGAAGCGCCTGCTGTCTCGACGCCGAAACCGACGAGCGATGCCCAAAGACCGGGCAACGTCTTCGGCGATCTTCTGGATCAGGTGAGCGAGTTGCAGTCGCAGGCATCGGCGCTGGAAAACCGACTCCTCTCGGGAGAAGACGTCGAGCTCCACCGGGTGATGATCGCCGCCGAGGAGGCGGGAACCGCCTTCGAACTCCTCGTGGAGATGCGCAATCGTTTGGTCGAGGCCTATCAGGAACTGATGCGGATGCCGGTTTGA
- the flgC gene encoding flagellar basal body rod protein FlgC, producing MALGPLKVLAIAADGLSVQRQRMDVAAENIANAETTRTPTGGPYRRQSVTIEAAQARAAFNSELEAARLSLKRTRNGHRIPAPAGAPGGPPAVPAVRAQTVAGSADEVKMIYDPSHPDANADGYVAMPDVEIVTEMVELMDASRAYEANITAAEAVKSMVDRALNI from the coding sequence ATGGCACTGGGCCCTCTGAAAGTGCTCGCAATTGCCGCCGATGGCCTGTCGGTCCAACGGCAACGAATGGACGTGGCCGCCGAGAACATCGCCAACGCCGAGACCACACGCACACCCACCGGCGGGCCATATCGTCGGCAGAGTGTGACGATCGAGGCGGCGCAGGCGCGCGCGGCATTCAACAGCGAGCTCGAAGCGGCGCGACTGTCGCTCAAGCGCACGCGCAACGGTCACCGCATTCCCGCTCCGGCCGGTGCACCGGGGGGACCCCCGGCTGTACCCGCGGTGCGGGCACAGACCGTGGCCGGGTCCGCGGATGAGGTCAAGATGATCTATGATCCCTCGCATCCGGATGCCAATGCCGATGGGTATGTGGCGATGCCCGATGTCGAGATTGTGACGGAAATGGTCGAGTTGATGGACGCATCGCGCGCCTACGAAGCCAACATCACGGCCGCCGAGGCGGTGAAGTCGATGGTCGATCGCGCTCTCAACATCTGA
- the flgB gene encoding flagellar basal body rod protein FlgB — MPNPIQTALFDQIGIPRLERALDLTAARQRLLTENVANAETPGYRRKDINFAAELKAAQQNQSPVGMRMTRPGHITSHAATRTYKVVTDAPAPGDNYALSLDQEMAKVAENQLEYSIATRLVSRKFDGIQLAIRGRR, encoded by the coding sequence ATGCCCAACCCGATTCAGACGGCGCTCTTTGATCAGATTGGCATTCCCCGCTTGGAACGCGCGCTCGATCTGACGGCGGCGCGGCAGCGTCTGCTTACCGAGAACGTGGCCAACGCCGAAACGCCGGGGTACCGGCGCAAGGACATCAATTTTGCCGCCGAGTTGAAGGCTGCGCAGCAGAATCAGTCGCCGGTGGGAATGAGAATGACACGTCCGGGACACATCACCAGCCACGCGGCGACGCGCACCTACAAGGTCGTGACCGATGCACCGGCGCCAGGCGACAACTACGCGCTCTCACTCGATCAGGAAATGGCCAAGGTCGCCGAGAACCAGTTGGAATATTCCATTGCCACGCGTCTGGTCAGCCGGAAGTTCGACGGCATCCAGTTGGCGATTCGTGGCCGCCGGTAA
- a CDS encoding flagellar motor protein MotB: MMRKPKTPPVHDNHERWLLTYADLITLLLAFFVVMYSMSRIDAKKFGAMSNALTGVLRGQSAALDQVQPDDLLGGGPLKTGALRLVQKQLQQMVHKERMEASISSDLSERGLVIHVREGALFDEGKAELTPGAITILRTIGGEISKVRNDVRVEGHTDPRPINTPRFPSNWELSTARATSVLRFLVDSTGFAPTRISAVGYGHYRPVAPNDTPDSMAKNRRVDIVILSEQMSLYEPRGVTPEAPRLTAASTGN; the protein is encoded by the coding sequence ATGATGCGCAAGCCGAAGACCCCTCCGGTTCACGACAACCACGAACGGTGGTTGTTGACCTATGCCGATCTGATCACCCTGCTGCTGGCGTTCTTTGTGGTGATGTACTCAATGTCGCGCATCGATGCCAAGAAGTTTGGGGCGATGTCGAATGCCCTGACCGGGGTGTTGCGCGGGCAAAGCGCCGCATTGGACCAGGTCCAACCCGATGATCTCCTCGGCGGTGGTCCGCTCAAGACCGGGGCGCTGCGCCTCGTGCAGAAACAGCTCCAGCAGATGGTCCACAAGGAACGGATGGAGGCGTCGATCTCCTCGGACCTCTCCGAACGTGGACTTGTAATCCATGTCCGCGAGGGTGCTCTCTTCGATGAGGGGAAGGCGGAGCTGACTCCCGGTGCGATCACGATTCTGCGCACGATCGGCGGCGAGATCAGCAAGGTCCGCAACGACGTCCGCGTCGAGGGTCACACCGATCCCCGCCCGATCAATACACCGCGGTTCCCCTCGAACTGGGAACTTTCGACCGCGCGCGCCACGTCAGTGCTGCGCTTTTTGGTCGACTCGACCGGCTTTGCGCCGACCCGCATCTCCGCGGTCGGGTATGGGCACTACCGCCCGGTCGCACCCAATGACACCCCTGACTCGATGGCCAAAAACCGCCGCGTCGACATCGTGATTCTTTCCGAACAGATGAGTCTCTACGAGCCGCGCGGCGTCACACCTGAGGCTCCCAGACTGACCGCGGCCTCGACCGGCAATTGA
- a CDS encoding flagellar motor protein: MDIATIGGLILGLSAVVVGFVLEGGHLGAIFQLPAMLLVIGGTVGASMITTSFATFRSIPKYLAIALRARARDPEHAIDQIVSIAQHARRDGVLGLETDLARIDDPFFKKGVQLVIDGTEVTVLTDIMESEIANIEERHHNGVVLFNKMGGFAPTLGILGTVLGLIHTLANTDDATKMAASIATAFIATLWGVGTANLFFLPIADKLRFRHTEEMLMLNLYLAGTIAIQSGDNPRVIRTKLMGFLRPELRPPE; this comes from the coding sequence ATGGATATTGCCACCATCGGAGGATTGATCCTCGGCCTCTCCGCCGTGGTCGTCGGCTTTGTGCTGGAAGGGGGGCATCTGGGAGCGATCTTCCAGCTCCCGGCGATGCTGTTGGTCATCGGCGGCACAGTTGGCGCTTCGATGATTACCACGTCCTTCGCCACCTTCCGCAGCATACCGAAATATCTCGCCATCGCCCTGCGGGCACGGGCGCGTGACCCGGAACACGCCATTGATCAGATCGTGTCCATCGCTCAGCACGCCCGGCGTGATGGCGTTCTGGGCTTGGAAACGGACCTGGCGCGAATCGACGATCCCTTCTTCAAGAAGGGCGTCCAGCTTGTCATCGATGGGACCGAGGTCACGGTACTCACCGACATCATGGAGAGTGAGATCGCCAATATCGAGGAGCGGCACCACAACGGCGTCGTCCTGTTCAACAAGATGGGCGGATTCGCGCCTACGTTGGGCATCTTGGGAACCGTTCTCGGTCTGATTCACACGCTGGCCAACACCGACGATGCCACCAAGATGGCGGCCTCGATCGCCACCGCGTTCATCGCCACGCTCTGGGGAGTCGGAACCGCCAACCTCTTCTTCCTGCCGATCGCCGACAAGTTGCGCTTCCGCCATACCGAGGAGATGTTGATGCTCAATCTCTACCTGGCGGGGACCATTGCCATCCAGTCGGGCGACAATCCACGGGTGATCCGCACCAAGCTGATGGGTTTCCTCCGTCCCGAACTACGGCCGCCCGAGTAA
- a CDS encoding aldehyde dehydrogenase family protein, whose protein sequence is MRILESILDGTTGASGNAPRVIHSPHDDRIVAEAHPARPDQVERAVAAAVKAKPVMQAMPSHERARILDQVALGVRAKREEFARLLLEEAGKPITLARLEADRCVQTITDAAHWARRPPAEAIPLDGFPPGTGRCGILRRFPVGVIAAITPFNFPLNLVAHKLATAIAAGCPVILKPASQTPSAAILLAEIITQAGLPAGALQVLLLSGADAGVLVTDERIAMVTFTGSAEVGWGIKARAGHKKVTLELGGNAAAIVEPDSDWENAAARLAHGAFAYAGQSCISVQRIYVQETITDRFTEALIAAATAFPTGDPSDEKTLCGPLIDAANAERVMNWIARAQTRGGRLLCGNHRQENVVSPTVIVDAPEDAEVSCQEVFGPVVTLSSYRDFRDALHRVNNSRYGLQAGVFTNDVRKLWRAFDTLEVGGIIHNDAPTFRVDAMPYGGVKDSGIGREGARWAIEEMIEPRLLVLSTG, encoded by the coding sequence ATGCGGATACTCGAATCAATCCTTGATGGCACCACTGGGGCGAGCGGGAACGCTCCCCGCGTCATTCACTCGCCCCATGATGACCGCATCGTGGCCGAAGCACATCCGGCGCGGCCCGATCAAGTCGAGCGCGCCGTCGCCGCGGCGGTCAAAGCCAAGCCGGTCATGCAGGCGATGCCCTCGCACGAGCGCGCCCGAATCTTGGATCAGGTCGCCCTTGGTGTCCGTGCGAAACGCGAGGAATTTGCACGTCTGCTTCTGGAGGAAGCCGGCAAGCCGATCACATTGGCGCGACTCGAGGCCGACCGATGCGTACAGACGATCACCGACGCCGCACATTGGGCGCGTCGTCCGCCGGCGGAAGCCATACCGCTTGACGGCTTCCCGCCAGGGACCGGCCGCTGTGGCATCCTGCGACGCTTCCCGGTCGGTGTGATTGCCGCCATCACGCCATTCAACTTCCCACTCAATCTGGTCGCACACAAGCTGGCCACGGCGATCGCCGCGGGGTGCCCCGTGATCCTGAAACCGGCCTCACAGACGCCATCCGCAGCGATTCTGTTGGCAGAGATCATCACACAAGCCGGCCTCCCGGCCGGGGCTCTGCAAGTCCTCCTACTTTCCGGTGCCGATGCCGGGGTCCTGGTGACCGACGAACGCATTGCCATGGTGACATTCACCGGCTCGGCCGAAGTCGGTTGGGGGATCAAGGCACGGGCCGGGCACAAGAAAGTCACGCTCGAATTGGGCGGGAATGCCGCCGCCATCGTTGAGCCGGATTCCGATTGGGAGAACGCCGCCGCCCGCTTGGCCCATGGCGCCTTTGCCTACGCGGGGCAATCGTGCATCTCGGTCCAGCGCATCTACGTTCAGGAGACGATCACGGACAGATTCACCGAAGCGCTCATAGCTGCCGCGACGGCATTCCCCACCGGCGATCCCTCCGATGAGAAGACGCTCTGTGGTCCATTGATCGATGCCGCCAATGCCGAGCGGGTCATGAATTGGATCGCACGCGCGCAGACACGCGGCGGTCGCCTGCTCTGCGGGAATCACAGACAAGAGAATGTCGTCTCACCGACGGTCATCGTCGATGCTCCTGAAGATGCGGAAGTCTCCTGCCAGGAGGTCTTTGGCCCGGTGGTCACGCTGTCGTCGTATCGAGATTTTCGAGATGCACTGCATCGTGTCAACAACTCCCGCTACGGGTTGCAGGCGGGCGTCTTCACCAATGATGTGCGCAAACTCTGGCGGGCATTCGACACGCTGGAAGTCGGCGGGATCATCCACAATGACGCGCCGACATTCCGCGTCGATGCGATGCCGTACGGCGGCGTGAAGGATTCCGGGATCGGGCGTGAAGGCGCCCGTTGGGCGATTGAGGAGATGATCGAGCCGCGTCTTCTGGTGCTGTCGACAGGCTGA
- a CDS encoding O-acetyl-ADP-ribose deacetylase, whose amino-acid sequence MPPLNLLIGKTRLEAVRGDITIQDTDAIVNAANSELRGGGGVDGAIHHAGGPTIAEECRKIGRCPTGKAVVTGGGKLKTKWVIHAVGPIYAGLRSDADELASAYQESLERARECGARSVAFPSISTGAYGYPIRDAAPIAINTVEKFVRANPDVLDLVRFVLFSDADYSVYFAEFTKRGAKRPTIYE is encoded by the coding sequence ATGCCGCCCTTGAATCTTTTGATCGGCAAAACCCGGCTGGAAGCCGTCCGGGGCGACATCACCATCCAAGACACCGATGCCATTGTCAATGCCGCCAACAGTGAGTTGCGTGGCGGTGGCGGCGTCGATGGCGCAATACATCACGCCGGTGGACCGACGATTGCGGAGGAATGCCGCAAGATCGGGCGTTGCCCGACTGGGAAGGCCGTCGTGACAGGCGGTGGCAAGCTCAAGACGAAGTGGGTCATTCACGCGGTCGGGCCGATCTACGCCGGTCTGCGTAGCGACGCAGACGAACTCGCTTCCGCCTATCAGGAGAGTCTTGAACGCGCGCGAGAATGCGGCGCCCGTTCCGTTGCCTTCCCCTCCATCTCGACCGGTGCCTATGGGTATCCGATTCGTGACGCGGCACCGATTGCGATCAACACGGTCGAGAAGTTCGTCCGCGCGAATCCGGATGTTCTCGATCTGGTCCGCTTCGTGTTGTTTTCGGATGCAGACTACTCGGTCTATTTCGCCGAGTTCACCAAGCGCGGCGCCAAACGGCCGACGATCTATGAGTAA